CCAATGAAGTTGAGTTTATAAAAATGGCTAAAGTATCTCAGCTGATtagagcattaaaaaaaaaaaccatttcaatATTCTAGGCAATATGGCGCCTAAAGTTCAAATCATAAAGCAACACTACTCAAGTTTAATATTCAAGGGAGAAGATATAACCTGCTAGGAAGAGCCGCACATGCCTGCTGTATGCTCCCAAACAACCCACCTGAAACAGCCGGCTTCCCAATACGAGCATAAGGAGCTAACAATCCAACCAAAGCAAAGTCAACCACAATCCCAACCAAAAGATCCGCCGCATACAACTCAAACTCTGACCAGAAATCCTTTCCCCTCTTCTGGACCTCCGCAAACGTTGCACAACACGAATCGATAACTATCTGCAACACACATCATCAAcaagaatattaatttcaatGCATAATATGAAtacttcaaattcaaataacCCGGCATATAcgattctctcttttttctatatatatatatatatatataaaagattaccAGAAACAAACCTCTGTTCcaactttgaaaagaaaagaaggatcaGCAAGCATTCGATTACGCAGCATAGTACAGTACTTCATTAAAACACCTAGTGGCCAAGCTGATCCCTGCAATAACAGATTTACAATACcaccaaaatcaaacaattattatatttattctattaaattttaaaacgaaaatcaataactttataaaatcattaaaataaagaCCTGCAAATCGAGGTAACGAAGGAGAAACATTTTGCGAATCCCGATAGATTTAGCAGCTTCCATCATATCAGCAGGAAGCTCAACTCCACGTGCCTCTATTTCCTTCATTACTTCCTCGAATTTCATTATCGGTCCAAACTCCTTCTCCTCCTCACTATCACCACCGTCTCCTCCACCTCCtgctcctcctccaccaccactacCAGAAGAACCTCCATTATCACCTCCACAACCATTATCGCCGCCATCAGTTCTCAACTCAGAAGCAATATCCAAAACCCCGGGATCATCGTTCAAATTACCGTTAGTAACGGTACCGGAGGTAGAATCAGAAAAGGAGCATTTAACAGAGTGAGTGGTATTGTTGAAAGAGCAGACTAATTTTATTGGATGAGAATGGAAATCGTTGCAGTGGCTTTTGACGGAACTGAAAATCTTGACGGTGAGATTGGTGATCGGAGCGACGTCTTTGGAAGCAAAGGAGTTGGAGAGAGGGGAGAGTTTACAGTACAGCGAAGAAactgacattatttttttcttatcgaaaaatgaattttttaagtaATACTATTAAATAGAGCTTAGTTATTGTTGTCTCGACGGAGACAAGTGATTTTTGACTCCGATTTGATCTGTGGTTGTCCGGCGAGTCAAAAAGGCAAAGTCTGTCGtctgtttggtttttattttgtagtATGTTGGGACTTAAAGGAGGAGTTACTAGGTTTAGGAGTTCGGGTGAAGTGTCGAGTGAGAACACTGGTTTGGGGGATTGGATGCGGTCGAGAGCACAGAGATTGGAGAGGATGTTTTGGGGAAAGTCCCTTGATTATGTAGATTATCACGATTAAGTACTCAAACAATGTTTGTTTAATCAATTGAGTCATCAAAAGTTTagtctcaagtttttttttttttccatcaattttattgtagaaaaagatccaaaatgtttttcatcaaatttcgaAACGTCGCCTGAGAGATTCGAACTCTCGCGGGGAAACCCCATGTACTTAGCAGGCACACGCCTTAACCACTCGGCCAAAGCGACGTTGATGGAAGAAACATACAAAGTTattaattgaaaacataaataattcttGAAGTTTCTTTCCTCTCGCCCTGAAGTATCTTTCTTCCTTCtggaattaattttatcatttccaGGTCTCCTTGAAGTGTTTTTGGGCCCTTCATCTTTTCTTGATTCATGGCACGTTTTGAGGATAGCTTAGCACTCCCCTGGCTTATTCTTTTGCAACAGTACTCCACTTCAGGCATATAAGTTTCTTAGGATCCTGAATCTTAGCTACATTTTGCCTTCATGGGCATGAAAATTGGCACCCTAACAAGACTAGCTTCGCGCCAAAACCCATAAAGGTTCCATCAACGTAACATCTCGAACACCCCATTAGGATGTTAGAAGCAAATCCAAAAAATGCTGCTTGCTTTGCTCGTTTTCACCTGTATCTTCAAAAAGAATGCCGAAAGGCTTTGCAGACAAATTCCACATGCATTAGACTTAGTTCTGTTTTTCCCCTAATGCAACCGGAGGCTTTAGAACTGCAAGCCTTAGGTTCCAGGAAGAAAACTGCAGCTTATATTAGTTGATGTATACTACGCATTTTAGAGAGCCGAATCATCGTCAAAATTATCCAATGCGTAGACTTGAAAACATACAAATTGGAACATCAAACATAAAGAATACAGAAATTAGTCAGACTGAGATGGAAGTTCAAACATGCAACATGAGTTTTATGATATATTTCCAACGTTTGGcaatcttaaaaaacaattcacagAGCTATACACGTATGGGCCGTAAAAGGGTGCCAGAAAAACCACAAACAAAAAGTAACTACACTTTTCCTCTATGATAAATACATGATGTATGACAGCTCCATTCTAAATCTGGAGTAACATTTCTCTACGAGTCCAGATTTGGATTGGAGCATATTGCTTTTAAAAAGCACTATAGGACTTTCCATAATCCTGTGGTTCGAGAAGTCTAATAGATTTCCCTTTCCAGATGGTCAGATATTTTCGAAAGAAGTACACTTCAACGAGGATGAGGAGAAATTGCATTCCATTTTCCATACAATTTGAAACCAATTCTGTGATACGAAACTGTGATCCTCTTTGCCCTGACTTGTAGAACTAGCACACCTTCTATGCATCAAATCAGTCTTCAGTGTCCTTGTGTTACTCTCAAAACAAAGAGAAACTCTTCCGGTGCCTCGAATGGTGGGAGCGGCGTGCTTGTTCAACAGATGCTCTGGGAGTGGGTCCAGCACTGTCAACAGGATCAGGCTGGGCATCTGTGGATCGTGGGATAAGCTTGCACCCAATTTTCCTGGCAACCAAGCGAGGGGAACTAAGAGAGCTATGTGATTTGGTCACTTTCTTCATCtcctgttttattttattaaattcttcttcaagTTCCCCAACTCTAGACCTCATACTTTCCATATCTCCCTTTAAAACCTGGTTCTCTCGCACAACTGTTATCCACCCATCTCTCTGCACAATCTGGCCTGCCATTTCACTAGGAACGGTCATTGGACCAGCAGGGGCACTTTCAGTGTCCAAGACATTTAGACAGCCAGCAAGGGCAGTTCTCAATTGCATCTGCTCAAAGAACAAGACTTGAAGAACCACTCTAAGCGGTAACCTTGCATTCTGGGAAGCATGGGCACAGGCATCAATGGAGAGCTTCTGGTAGTCAATGGTGTTGCAAAGttcttccttctccttctctgATAGCCAAGGGTGTGCCTGCAAAATGCCACAAGTAATCAGAATCCTTCTAAACTAAGAAGGTTGTATTTCAGAAGCAAATCCAATAATTTCAAACCTTGAAGTATATATCTAGTGCTCTGTAAAGCCCGTCATGCAATGGCCTTGAAGATTCCGGAAGGGCCTCTGCAAGAAAGCGTATCTTTCTAGGTTTCAAATTTACATCAGAAGCAACCTCTGCGATGTAGTTATCTATCAGTTTTGCAACCTTTCTTAGTGGTTCAGATGCTGGAGATGTTTCTGGGTCCAATGATGGTGGAGAAAATGACGTGGTCCTTGATTCTGAAGACATGAAATGATGAATGATCCTTTCTACGCAGTCAACATCATACAAAGTATCAGAATCTGAATACGCAGGAATAAGAAGACTATCTAGGGTCGCCACTTCCAGTTGCATCCCTATTCTCCTCTCTAAAGAGTCCTTGCACATTTGACTGACACCCAGTATCAGTGCCACTCGAAGAAGTCCCAATAAAAAACAGCAAAAGGATTTCCCCTTCTTCTCTGGGAGAAGTTTCTCGATGGTTTCTATCAAAACCTTTTGATCAACAACAGCAGGTGTCAAGCTAAAACTGGCAACTGTTCTAGTTTTCCCACTTTGTCCACTCTTCCACCTGCCCAGGCCCGGTAAGTACTTCCTGCCATAATACATAATTGCACCCACAAGAATTTCAGGTCTTATGCCTCTGGTTTCCATTGTATTTATCAATCTTTCAAACAAACCTACACTAAGGTATGAGATGTCCTCAAACCACCAGTCAGATTCTGCGCTTCGGATTCTTGCCCCGGTGTTTATACCATTCCACAGGATGCTACCACCAGGGCTCTGTAAGCTACCATACATCATCATGGGCCATCCAAACAAACTAGGATCTGTGCATACCATCATGGATAGAGCACTCAAACATTTTCTTATAATCTGGAGCTTTTCAGCCCTTGCAATAACAGGATCAGAACTTTGAAGAGCCAATATACAGTCTTTCCAGTTGTGAAGTACATTCTTGTGGAAGAAGTTCTCAGACTTGGAAAGCAAATTATCTTCTCCATACTCATCCATCATTTGAAGATAGTCTGCTGCGCAATACACCATTACTATGTTTCTAGGTGTCAATTCCATCCGTAAGCCATAGCAAAACTTTACTGCAATCAAGAAAGTGTCTGGACCACCAGGGAATTCCTCTAATACTGTGAGGAGTGCCTTTTCAGAGGATTCTTCACATATTCGTGCTATCTTCCCACATTTTGACACCAATGGAAACTGGACAATAAGATGTTATCAATATTTCCAAAATCCAATTTGACTAATACCATCAGCTCCCCATTAAGAAAGTCTTTGCACAAATAAGTAATACAGTACCATTTGATCAAGTCAAGCATAGAAAGCACTAGATGATTTGGTAAGATATTAAAATTCATACCAGGTGCGGTGAAAAATgctgtcattttattttttcaagaaaaatcaaaccagATGTTTAAAAAGATGTAAACTAAACCTTCAAGTTTCTTGTGCCACAATAGGCACTCTGTTCACAGGTTAAAGTATTAGCTAGCAGATTTTCTGCATCCTGAAGCAATATAaatggttttgggtttttttatgaaaggtaTTTTGTTTCCTGGATGAAAAGCATATTGGAGTAAGGTCTCAAGGAAAATGATGATCCCACTAAAAGCAGGTGATTTACAATATCCAGTAATATCCCAGAAACAGCACTACACTCCTGAGCACCACCACTATAAACCATGCCAAACACTCTAATCGTGATCGGCATCAAACATATTTAGGTCAAAATTTCAACCAGGAAAAGGGTATAAACTATCCACAATTTTACATAAACCATAGAtaaagaattcaaaaatattaaaaggcaggtacacaaaacaacaaaagcacGATGAATCAGTGACTGAAGCTCTCAACCCCTTCAAGTAGGTGAATATCAACCTACCTTATGAAGATGAAACTTTATACCATCCACAACAACAGTGATATCACTTGGCAACCCTGCATTGCAGAACCTGCAAAACCCACCAAGAAATCATATTATCAGTCAATCACACACACAatcaattttgttaaaaaaaaattccttttttcttcaaaagccCGTGAATTACAATAGAAGGCATGATTTTAACAAAGGAAAAGAACTCATAATTCAAATTCCAATACATAATTCTGGTAACTACACACAATCACAGCTTTAGAACAAACCCGATGACAAATAAACTCAAACCGAACTCACCCAATACAGAAAACTGTCAAAAAtcccaagaaaataaatttaaaatatgggCATGAGAGATTAAAAGAGATATGGTGAAGAAACATACCAGCCATTACCCTCTCTGTGAAAACCAGTAACTTTCCCTGCAGGGGCCATAGCCAAGCTAAGAGAGAAACAAAgccccttctctttttcttcgcgctgtttttccttctcaaaCAAGCAAAATCCTCAATTggatacaaaagaaaaggaatttaaGGCAAATAAGCACAGAAACAGAAACATGCTTATAATGACTTCACCTTCACGGTGTTAAAaagggaaagagaaagagaaagacatGACAAAAACACAAGGGGAGAGAGGGCGAGTCAAGAGAGGTCTTAGCTTAGGGGTGTCAAATGTGGTCGTGTGGGCAACAAGAGAAACTGTGGGCCTCTTTACAGCTAAGAAAAACACATACAAGTGTAAGGTTCAAGAGTTTTGAAGTGTGTGTTAGTGTGTTCTCAATGTGAAGAATTTTGCATGCCAAGTTAACAAGAAAACCACTAACAGCATGGACCAtgtaataggaaaaaaaaaaagtgtgttcTTAATTATTACGGGTTCCATGTATCAGCGTATCAATCTgagttataaattaaaaaaatctagaaagaTGTTTTTTAAGAACAATATTCTTAGtgtaaaagagaagaaaaaaaacaaagagaatatGGTGGCATGGAAAAGGAATGCACAGATCACGACATGGTTGGTATAAAGAGTGGGGAGGTGAAAATGAAAACCTTTTGTAATGGGAAATGCTTGTGAGATTTGATGCGGGCAAAGGAGAGAAAACAAAGCACGAGATTCTTGGAGTTAATGGCCGGCTACTAAGGTATTTAAGAGGAACAGGAAGGACAAGCGTCATGATAAGAGGGCCAAactatggttaaaaaaatgatggtttgTCTCGCTTTTTTTCGAACATCTTGCCTGCAATCATCATTCAAAACGCGTGCGTTTTGGACATGTCTTGGATTTGgtaccataattattaaacttggttaGTCTTAACGATCGAACTTTGCGTTTTGGACATGTCTTGAATTTGgtaccataattattaaacttggttaGTCTTAACAAACTTGGTggtgattgttgtttttttaaataatgtttttaaaaaaatatattaaaataatatttttattatttttaaaaatttatttttatattagtatatcaaaataatttaaagatattataaaaaatattttttttcaaaaacatatttgtaccataaaaacaaacaaaacctaacataatttatcaaatttgatgaggtgagaaattttatttaaaaaaaaaaaacaaaacaacattatttagatataaaaaaaaattaattta
This region of Populus trichocarpa isolate Nisqually-1 chromosome 9, P.trichocarpa_v4.1, whole genome shotgun sequence genomic DNA includes:
- the LOC7474926 gene encoding protein RETICULATA-RELATED 1, chloroplastic: MSVSSLYCKLSPLSNSFASKDVAPITNLTVKIFSSVKSHCNDFHSHPIKLVCSFNNTTHSVKCSFSDSTSGTVTNGNLNDDPGVLDIASELRTDGGDNGCGGDNGGSSGSGGGGGAGGGGDGGDSEEEKEFGPIMKFEEVMKEIEARGVELPADMMEAAKSIGIRKMFLLRYLDLQGSAWPLGVLMKYCTMLRNRMLADPSFLFKVGTEIVIDSCCATFAEVQKRGKDFWSEFELYAADLLVGIVVDFALVGLLAPYARIGKPAVSGGLFGSIQQACAALPSSVFEAERPGCKFSVKQRTATYFYKGVLYGSVGFGCGLIGQGIANLIMTAKRSIKKSDEDIPVPPLVQSAVLWGVFLALSSNTRYQIINGLEHLVEASPVAKQVPPVAMAFTVGVRFANNIYGGMQFVDWAKLSGVQ
- the LOC7474924 gene encoding BTB/POZ domain-containing protein At3g44820, which encodes MAPAGKVTGFHREGNGWFCNAGLPSDITVVVDGIKFHLHKFPLVSKCGKIARICEESSEKALLTVLEEFPGGPDTFLIAVKFCYGLRMELTPRNIVMVYCAADYLQMMDEYGEDNLLSKSENFFHKNVLHNWKDCILALQSSDPVIARAEKLQIIRKCLSALSMMVCTDPSLFGWPMMMYGSLQSPGGSILWNGINTGARIRSAESDWWFEDISYLSVGLFERLINTMETRGIRPEILVGAIMYYGRKYLPGLGRWKSGQSGKTRTVASFSLTPAVVDQKVLIETIEKLLPEKKGKSFCCFLLGLLRVALILGVSQMCKDSLERRIGMQLEVATLDSLLIPAYSDSDTLYDVDCVERIIHHFMSSESRTTSFSPPSLDPETSPASEPLRKVAKLIDNYIAEVASDVNLKPRKIRFLAEALPESSRPLHDGLYRALDIYFKAHPWLSEKEKEELCNTIDYQKLSIDACAHASQNARLPLRVVLQVLFFEQMQLRTALAGCLNVLDTESAPAGPMTVPSEMAGQIVQRDGWITVVRENQVLKGDMESMRSRVGELEEEFNKIKQEMKKVTKSHSSLSSPRLVARKIGCKLIPRSTDAQPDPVDSAGPTPRASVEQARRSHHSRHRKSFSLF